GAGGATTAACATTGAGGTTCAAGTCAACGACGTGGACAATTTCCGCAAAAGGAGTTTATACTACTGGGCCAGGATGTATTCGGAAACCATCGCCGAATCCGAAACGTACACCACGTTGAAAAAATCCATCGTAATCAACATCCTGGACTTTGATATCATCCATGAAACCGACAGATACCACACCCAATACAGGATTTTAGAGAAAGATGCCGGTTTTTTATTGGTGGAGGATTTGGAGATACATTACTTTGAACTGAAAAAATTCATTGACCAGACACCCCCGGGGGAAATGGACGCGGTGGAATATTGGTTGACCTTTATGAAAAATGCCGGTAAGCCCGATGGCAAAGAATTGCTCCAAAAACTGGCGGAAGAAAAGGAGGAATTAGCTATGGCCATGGATATGTTGGCAGAGATAAGCGCCGATGAGAGATTGCGGCAAAAAGCCTATGCACTGGAAAAGGCCAGACTGGACGCTATCTCCAGAATCAAATATGCCGAGTTGAAGGGCATGGAGAAGGGTATGGAAATCGGCATGGAAAAAGGTATAGGGAAAGGGAGAATTGAAGGAAAGGCTGAAGGAAAGGCTGAATTGTTAATTAAGCAAATTTCCAAACGGTTCGGCAGCCTGCCGAAGGATTTACAGGCACTGGTCATGAATGCCGACGATGCGGTTCTGGATGCGATTGGGGAGGGAATTTTCGATTTGCAGTCTCCTGATGATATTTTAAAGTTTCTAAATTAAAACTGAAACAGACCGCCGCGAAAGGTATTCATATTCAAGAAAAAGATTGTATCGTTTTAAAAAGATAGAACATAACGTAATGGAATATATTCCGCTGTTGATTGAAAAATTGAGCATTGACAGGGATATTGTAGCCATTTATCTTTTTGGATCATACGCGGAGGGAAAACAAACTCCCGTCAGCGATATTGACTTGGCGGTTCTTCTTGACGGTGACTTTCCCCCCAACCGGTATTTTGAAAAAAAATTAGCATTGCTTGCCCTAAGCACATCATTACTTAAAACAGACGAAGTAGATCTGGTAATTATAAATCATGCTCCACCGGCCATTTCTTACCGGATATTGAGTAAGGGGCGACTTCTTTTTGAAAAAGAAAATGGGAAAAGTCAACGGGTGAACTTTCAGGTACGAACTTATGACCGGTATTTTGACTTACAACTGATCCTCGTTAACACCCGGCCTTCAGCCTCTTTAGTTCATTCAACACCATATGGTATTCCCGATCAAGCGCTTGAAGATCATCTTTTTTCGAGGGCATGGACAATCTCCCTATAATTTCCGACAGCCGATTTTGCAAAACAAAAATTTGTTTTTTCATATCTTCCAAGCTATTATCCGGCGCTTGATTTCTTTTGGCCAAATAATCCTCAAAATTACCGTTAAATATTTTGATTTGGTGATTATCAATGGTCATAATGCGGTCGGCAACAGCACTGATAAACCTGCGATCATGGGAAGCAAATAATAATGTACTATTATAGTTCCGCAGCGCTTCCTCAATGACATCCAAAGAGTAAATGTCCAAATAATTTGTTGGTTCATCCAATATAAGCAAGTTGAAGTCTTTTAGAAGTATTTTGGCAAAAGAAACTTTTACGCGCTCTCCTCCGCTTAATGCACTTACCTTCTTAAATACATCCTCCCGTTTAAATAATAACCTGGAAAGAAATATTCTGGCAAAGGTTTCCTGATAAATACTGTCTGCCAGCACATTTTCGAGGATGGTCAGGTTTTCGTCCACAATGCTCATATCCTGGCTAAAGTAGCCGACCTTCGCCCCCGGGGCAATTTCGATGCCGGCATCCCTATTTATGATCATTTTCAGCAAAGTACTTTTTCCGCAACCATTAGGGCCGATTAATGCAACCTTG
This genomic interval from Desulfoscipio sp. XC116 contains the following:
- a CDS encoding Rpn family recombination-promoting nuclease/putative transposase gives rise to the protein MTAEQPKDLLSPLIDLVFKALFAREEPRSRIILIDLLNSLLGLHGDNKITSISHLNPFNYKEYPGDKSSILDIKVMTHAKERINIEVQVNDVDNFRKRSLYYWARMYSETIAESETYTTLKKSIVINILDFDIIHETDRYHTQYRILEKDAGFLLVEDLEIHYFELKKFIDQTPPGEMDAVEYWLTFMKNAGKPDGKELLQKLAEEKEELAMAMDMLAEISADERLRQKAYALEKARLDAISRIKYAELKGMEKGMEIGMEKGIGKGRIEGKAEGKAELLIKQISKRFGSLPKDLQALVMNADDAVLDAIGEGIFDLQSPDDILKFLN